CCTTAAATTCCGAGCGATCGTTAAACGCCTTGAGCGGCGATATGATAGAAGCCTTATACCCGCAACTGAACAGCTGGCATGATGATGAAGACATTGCCGCCGTTTTTCTGCAGGGGGCGGGAGAGAAAGCCTTCTGCGCCGGCGGGGATATAGTTAACCTCTATAATGCCATGAAAGACCATAGCGGCGATTACTCCCCCGAGGTGGAAGAATATTTTACCAAGGAATACCGCCTGGATTACCTGATCCATACCTTTAACAAGCCCTTTATTGTCTGGGGTACCGGCATCGTGATGGGCGGCGGTCTGGGTATGATGGTGGGCGCCAGTCACCGCGTGGTTACGGAAACTTCCCGTATCGCCATGCCAGAGATCAGCATAGGCTTGTATCCTGATGTCGGCGGTACCTGGTTTTTAAACCGTATGCCGGATCAATGCGGCCTGTTCCTGGGCTTAACCGGCGCTTCCATTAATGCTGCCGATGCCAAATACACCGGCATGGCGGATTTCTTTATTCTGGCCGAAAAAAAGCAAGCGCTGCTCGACGGCCTGAAAACCGTGAACTGGGGCAATACTGTCGCGCTTAACCATGACAAACTGAGCAATTTGATGCATGACCTGGAATTAGTGTCCAATGCCAAACTGCCGGTTTCCCATGTCCGGGCGCAAAGTGCGTTAATCGAGCAGGTGATGGACTTTGATAATATTGCCGGTATAGTCAATGCTATAGTCTCGGCGGACGTCGAAGACCCCTGGTTTAACAAGGCGCAGAAATCCCTTAAGCACGGCAGCGCGGTAAGTGGCCATTTGGTATATCGCCAGCTGAACTCAGGCAAAAACATGTCTCTGGTAGACTGTTTCCGTATGGAGCTGAACTTATCGGTGAAATGCGGCCAGTTTGGTGAATTCGCCGAAGGGGTACGTGCACTGTTAATCGATAAAGATTATTCACCTAAATGGAAGTACAGCTCAATTGCCGATGTTGACCCGGGCATTATTAACTGGTTTTTTGAGTCCAAATGGCAGGACGATGAACACCCGCTGGCAGACCTGGGCGGTTAGTCCGGCTCTAGTGCGGTATCCTGAGCATTAAAAACAAAAATTATAGCGAATATTAACAAGGGGAAAGACATGGCGAACGTTGCCTTTATTGGATTAGGAAATATGGGTGGCCCCATGGCTATTAATTTAGTCAAGGCGGGTCATCAGGTAGCTGTCTTTGATTTATCGGAGACCGCTGTCGCGCATGTAGTTGAGCAGGGCGCCAATACGTTTTCAACTGCGGCAGAATGTGTAAAAGGCGCAGAGTTTGTGATTTCCATGTTGCCTGCCGGCAAGCATGTTCAAGGCTTATACCTGGGAGAGCAGGGCTTAATTAATCATATAGCTCAGGGCACCCTGGTGATTGACTCATCTACCATAGATGCCGGTACCGCGCGTAAAGTAGCATCGGGTCTGGCCGAAAATGGCATAGATTTTATTGACGCGCCGGTATCCGGCGGCGTAGGCGGCGCACAGGCCGGCACCTTAAGTTTTATGGTAGGCGGTAGCGCTGAACATTTTGAAAAGGCCAAAGCTTTGCTGGATAACATGGGTAAGAATATTTTCCATGCCGGCGATCACGGGGCAGGACAGGTAGCAAAAGCCTGTAATAATATGTTGCTGTCTGTGCTTATGGTAGGCACGAGCGAAGCATTACAACTGGGTATTGCCAATGGCCTGGATCCAAAGGTTTTGTCTGAAATCATGAGTCAGAGTTCTGGCAGTAACTGGACCTTGGATGTTTACAACCCTTGCCCGGGGATCATGGAAAATGTTCCTTCGTCCAATGACTACCAGGGTGGCTTTATGGTGGACTTGATGGCAAAAGATCTTGGTCTTGCCATGGATACCGCGGTAAGCAGTCAGTCATCTACTCCTATGGGGGCACTGGCCCGTAGCCTGTATGTTATGCATGCCGCAGCCGGTAACGGCGGCAAAGATTTCTCCAGCATATTTAATTTATTCTCTAAGCAAGAGGACTAAGGAAAATTCATGAATTTAACTGATAAAGTTATTGTTATCACAGGTGGCGGACAAGGCTTAGGTCGTGCTATGGCGGTTAACTTAGCCAATGCCGGGGCAAAATTGGCCCTGATTGACTTAAATGAAGAACAGCTTCAGCAATCCGTTGCCCTGATCGAGGAAGCGGGTTCTTCTGCCCGTTATTACCTGGCCAATGTCACCAATGAAAGTGAAGTTGAACAGACTTTCAGTCAGATAGCCGCTGATTTTGACGGTATCGACGGTTTGATCAACAATGCCGGTATCTTAAGAGACGGCATGTTTGTTAAGGCCAAAGATGGTGTTGTCGGTCAAAAAATGTCACTGGAGCAATTCCAGTCGGTGATCGATGTTAACCTGACCGGTGTTTTCCTGTGTGGCCGTGAAGCAGCCGTACACATGATTGAAGGTGGCCGCAAAGGCGTGATCATCAATATGTCTTCTATTGCCCGTGGCGGTAATATGGGACAAACCAATTACGCGGCATCCAAAGCCGGTGTTGTTGCCATGACAGTTACCTGGGCCCGTGAGCTTGGCCGCCACGGTATCCGTGTCGGTGCCATTGCCCCCGGTGTTATCCGTACGGCAATGACAGATGCCATGAAACCGGAAATGCGTGAGCGCCTGGAAAAAATGAAACCTGTAGGCCGTCTGGGTGAAGCCGATGAAATTGCCCATACCGCAAAATACATTTTTGAAAATGAATTTTTCACCGGCCGTGTAGTGGAAATTGACGGCGGTCTTTGCATGTAATACCACTTTTTGTTTTATGGCTGTAGCTATGTTCCGGTACAGGTACAGCCATAGACAGCACAGGTTTTATTCATCATGGACGATGGTTTCAGTTAATCCCCAGAAGTATGAAGATGATTAAGTATGGCTAAGGCACTTTTTTTAGATCGTGATGGCATCATTAATATCGATCATGGTTATGTGCACAAAATTGAAAATTTTGAATTTGTCGACGGCATCTTTGAGTTATGCCGGTTGGCAATGACAAAAGGCTATGATATTTTTGTCATTACCAACCAGGCAGGAATTGCACGCGGATTATATGCCGTTTCTGATTTCGAAAAATTGACTTCCTGGATGCTGGCGCAGTTCGAGAAGCAATATATCAATATACGAGAGGTCTTTTACTGCCCCCATCATCCGACAAAAGGCGTGAATGAATTTAAAATGTCGTGCCAATGCCGTAAACCGGCGCCCGGTATGATTTTACAGGCGCAAGAAAAATATAATCTTGATCTTGGAGCGAGTATTTTTATTGGTGACAAACCCTCGGATATGCAGGCGGCCGAAGCAGCAGGTATCAACAACCGTATTTTAGTTGCCAGCCGTTACCTTGAAGAGGAAGGTGAAAGTGCCGGGAAAAAGCCGGATCAAATAAGTCAATCTAAAGTTAAAAAAGTGAGCAATGTGCTTGGAGCATTGGAAATCATAAAGGCGTTATAAAAAATGGCGGATTTTTTACCTTTATTGGCTTATGTTTGTTTACTTATTGAGCGATTGAACTAGTATTAAAAATTAGTTGTTTTTTTCGCTTGACCTCAAGAGAAAAATCCATAAAATGCGCACCCACTTCTTCGGGGCAACCCAACGAAGGGTTTTAAGAAGTTTACTTGTGCTAACCCAGCACTGGATAAACCAGTTAACCGGTAAAAATGATTTGAATTTTTTACCCTATATTTTAAAATAAAGGTTGACATTAAAACTGAGAAGCTTATGATGCGCATCTCGCTAAGGGCAAGGCCTGAAGCAACAGTGATTAACGAATGTGATTAATCATTTTCTCTTTAAATTAATTTGAAGAAAAGTTCTTTAACAATTAGTTATCATGCAATTTGTGTGGACACTCACGTTAATGTTGATTTTACATAGTTCTTCCATTACTTGGTAAGAGCATAAAAAACAACTTAATGATGAATGACACACAAAACTATTATTCATAGTTTTACGTTTGGTTTCGCTTTTCAAAGCGGAGACAAACTAGTACAGATTCATTGAGTCAGAGAGCTTGTCTCTCACAAACGATTTTTAATTGAAGAGTTTGATCATGGCTCAGATTGAACGCTGGCGGCAGGCTTAACACATGCAAGTCGAGCGGAAACGAGAAGTACTTGTACTTCGGCGTCGAGCGGCGGACGGGTGAGTAATGCTTGGGAATATGCCTTATGGTGGGGGACAACAGTTGGAAACGACTGCTAATACCGCATAATGTCTACGGACCAAAGTGGGGGACCTTCGGGCCTCGTGCCATTTGATTAGCCCAAGTGAGATTAGCTAGTTGGTGGGGTAATGGCCTACCAAGGCGACGATCTCTAGCTGGTTTGAGAGGATGATCAGCCACACTGGGACTGAGACACGGCCCAGACTCCTACGGGAGGCAGCAGTGGGGAATATTGCACAATGGGCGAAAGCCTGATGCAGCCATGCCGCGTGTGTGAAGAAGGCCTTCGGGTTGTAAAGCACTTTCAGTTGTGAGGAAAGGGTGTTGGTTAATACCTAACATCTGTGACGTTAGCAACAGAAGAAGCACCGGCTAACTCCGTGCCAGCAGCCGCGGTAATACGGAGGGTGCGAGCGTTAATCGGAATTACTGGGCGTAAAGCGTGCGTAGGCGGTTTGTTAAGCAAGATGTGAAAGCCCCGGGCTCAACCTGGGAACTGCATTTTGAACTGGCAGGCTAGAGTTTTGTAGAGGGTGGTGGAATTTCCAGTGTAGCGGTGAAATGCGTAGAGATTGGAAGGAACATCAGTGGCGAAGGCGGCCACCTGGACAAAAACTGACGCTGAGGCACGAAAGCGTGGGGAGCAAACAGGATTAGATACCCTGGTAGTCCACGCCGTAAACGATGTCAACTAGCCGTCTGTATCCTTGAGATGTGGGTGGCGCAGCTAACGCGCTAAGTTGACCGCCTGGGGAGTACGGCCGCAAGGTTAAAACTCAAATGAATTGACGGGGGCCCGCACAAGCGGTGGAGCATGTGGTTTAATTCGATGCAACGCGAAGAACCTTACCATCCCTTGACATCCAGAGAATTCGCTAGAGATAGCTTAGTGCCTTCGGGAACTCTGTGACAGGTGCTGCATGGCTGTCGTCAGCTCGTGTTGTGAAATGTTGGGTTAAGTCCCGCAACGAGCGCAACCCCTATCCTTATTTGCCAGCGCTTTTGGCGGGAACTCTAAGGAGACTGCCGGTGATAAACCGGAGGAAGGTGGGGACGACGTCAAGTCATCATGGCCCTTACGGGATGGGCTACACACGTGCTACAATGGCAAGTACAGAGGGCAGCAATACCGCGAGGTGGAGCGAATCCCACAAAGCTTGTCGTAGTCCGGATTGGAGTCTGCAACTCGACTCCATGAAGTCGGAATCGCTAGTAATCGTGGATCAGAATGCCACGGTGAATACGTTCCCGGGCCTTGTACACACCGCCCGTCACACCATGGGAGTGGGTTGCAAAAGAAGTGGCTAGTTTAACCTTCGGGAGGACGGTCACCACTTTGTGATTCATGACTGGGGTGAAGTCGTAACAAGGTAACCCTAGGGGAACCTGGGGTTGGATCACCTCCTTATCTTGAAGTAAAACAACTTAACTTTGGCATAAGCCGTTGAGTGTTCACACAAATGGTATGATAACCAACTTCTAATCGAATGAGATTAGATGTGTTCTTTAACAATCTGGAAAGCTGATATAAATACCCGGTATTTATTATGTCGCGTAATAAATACCAACTGATACATAATCTCCTTGTTATGTATCACGATAGCGCAAGCTATCAACTCTTATTCAAGCATCCAAACAACTTTGTTTGGTTTAGTGCGTGAAAATGTCAGGCTTTACAACTTAATCCGGTTTAGTCACCGGATATTCTATGGGAAACCATTTGGGGTTGTATGGTTAAGTGACTAAGCGTATGTGGTGGATGCCTTGGCAGTTAGAGGCGATGAAGGACGTGTTAATCTGCGAAAAGCGAAGGTAAGGTGATAAAAACCGTTACAGCCTTCGATGTCCGAATGGGGAAACCCACCCGTCATCAGGCGGGTATCCTTAGGTGAATACATAGCCTAGGGAGGCGAACCGGGAGAACTGAAACATCTAAGTACCCCGAGGAAAAGAAATCAACCGAGATTTCCTTAGTAGCGGCGAGCGAACGGGAATTAGCCCTTAAGTGATTTGTGCGTTAGTGGAACAAGCTGGAAAGCTTGGCGATACAGGGTGATAGCCCCGTACACGAAAATAAACTTATCATGAAATCGAGTAGGTCGGCACACGTGAAATGTTGACTGAACATGGGGGGACCATCCTCCAAGGCTAAATACTCCTAACTGACCGATAGTGAACCAGTACCGTGAGGGAAAGGCGAAAAGAACCCCTGTGAGGGGAGTGAAATAGAACCTGAAACCGCATACGTACAAGCAGTGGAAGCCCTTCGAGGGTGACTGCGTACCTTTTGTATAATGGGTCAGCGACTTATATTCTGTAGCAAGGTTAACCGATTAGGGGAGCCGTAGCGAAAGCGAGTGTTAACTGCGCGTTCAGTTGCAGGGTATAGACCCGAAACCCGGCGATCTACCCATGGGCAGGTTGAAGGTTGAGTAACATCAACTGGAGGACCGAACACACGTATGTTGAAAAATGCGGTGATGACCTGTGGGTCGGAGTGAAAGGCTAATCAAGCCGGGAGATAGCTGGTTCTCCCCGAAATCTATTTAGGTAGAGCCTCGGACGAATACCACTGGGGGTAGAGCACTGTTAAGGCTAGGGGGTCATCCCGACTTACCAACCCTTTGCAAACTCCGAATACCAGTGAGTACTATCCGGGAGACACACTATGGGTGCTAACGTCCATTGTGGAGAGGGAAACAACCCAGACCGCCAGCTAAGGTCCCAAAGTACTGGTTAAGTGGGAAACGATGTGGAAAGGCATAGACAGCTAGGAGGTTGGCTTAGAAGCAGCCATCCTTTAAAGAAAGCGTAATAGCTCACTAGTCGAGTCGGTCTGCGCGGAAGATGTAACGGGGCTAAACCAGTCACCGAAGCTGCGGATTCATCGTAAGATGAGTGGTAGGGGAGCGTTCTGTAAGCCGTTGAAGGTGTGTTGTAAAGCATGCTGGAGGTATCAGAAGTGCGAATGCTGACATGAGTAACGATAATGGGGGTGAAAAACCCCCACGCCGAAAGACCAAGGTTTCCTGTCCCATGTTAATCAGGGCAGGGTAAGTCGGCCCCTAAGGCGAGGCGGAAACGCGTAGTCGATGGGAAACAGATTAATATTTCTGTACTTCTTATAATTGCGAAGGAGGGACGGAGCAGGCTAGGCAAGCATGGCGTTGGTTGTCCATGTGAAAGACTGTAGGCTGAAGACTTAGGTAAATCCGGGTCTTCTTAAGGCTGAGAGTCGAGACGAGGCTCTACGGAGCTGAAGTTGTTGATGCCATACTTCCAGGAAAAGCTTCTAAGCATCAGATTATAAGGAACCGTACCCCAAACCGACACAGGTGGTTAGGTAGAGAATACTAAGGCGCTTGAGAGAACTCGGGTGAAGGAACTAGGCAAAATAGTACCGTAACTTCGGGAGAAGGTACGCTCCCTTGTGTGAAGCCCTTGCGGTGTAAGCATGGGGGAGTCGAAGTAACCAGGTGGCTGGAACTGTTTATTAAAAACACAGCACTGTGCAAAATCGAAAGATGACGTATACGGTGTGACGCCTGCCCGGTGCCGGAAGGTTAATTGATTGGGTTAGCTCTGCGAAGCTCATGATCGAAGCCCCGGTAAACGGCGGCCGTAACTATAACGGTCCTAAGGTAGCGAAATTCCTTGTCGGGTAAGTTCCGACCTGCACGAATGGCGTAATCATGGCCACACTGTCTCCACCCGAGACTCAGTGAAATTGAAATTGCGGTTAAGATGCCGTATACCCGCGGCTAGACGGAAAGACCCCGTGAACCTTTACTATAGCTTGACAGTGAACATTGCTCCTACATGTGTAGGATAGGTGGGAGGCTTTGAAACCAGCACGCCAGTGTTGGTGGAGCCAATCTTGAAATACCACCCTTGTATGCGTGATGTTCTAACCTGGGGCCCTAATCGGGCTTGGGGACACTGTCTGGTGGGTAGTTTGACTGGGGCGGTCTCCTCCCAAAGCGTAACGGAGGAGCACGAAGGTTGGCTAAGTATGGTCGGACATCATACGGTTAGTGCAATGGCATAAGCCAGCTTAACTGCGAGACAGACACGTCGAGCAGGTACGAAAGTAGGTCATAGTGATCCGGTGGTTCTGTATGGAAGGGCCATCGCTCAACGGATAAAAGGTACTCCGGGGATAACAGGCTGATACCGCCCAAGAGTTCATATCGACGGCGGTGTTTGGCACCTCGATGTCGGCTCATCACATCCTGGGGCTGAAGTCGGTCCCAAGGGTATGGCTGTTCGCCATTTAAAGTGGTACGCGAGCTGGGTTTAGAACGTCGTGAGACAGTTCGGTCCCTATCTGCCGTGGGCGTTTGAGAATTGAAGAGGGCTGCTCCTAGTACGAGAGGACCGGAGTGGACGAACCTCTGGTGTTCGGGTTGTCACGCCAGTGGCATTGCCCGGTAGCTACGTTCGGAACTGATAACCGCTGAAAGCATCTAAGCGGGAAGCAGGCTTTAAGATGAGTTCTCACTGGGACTTTGAGTCCCCTGAAGGGCCGTTGGAGACTACAACGTTGATAGG
This genomic window from Thalassomonas viridans contains:
- a CDS encoding enoyl-CoA hydratase/isomerase family protein, producing MNDIVLFQELLCDNGKKVGIATLNSERSLNALSGDMIEALYPQLNSWHDDEDIAAVFLQGAGEKAFCAGGDIVNLYNAMKDHSGDYSPEVEEYFTKEYRLDYLIHTFNKPFIVWGTGIVMGGGLGMMVGASHRVVTETSRIAMPEISIGLYPDVGGTWFLNRMPDQCGLFLGLTGASINAADAKYTGMADFFILAEKKQALLDGLKTVNWGNTVALNHDKLSNLMHDLELVSNAKLPVSHVRAQSALIEQVMDFDNIAGIVNAIVSADVEDPWFNKAQKSLKHGSAVSGHLVYRQLNSGKNMSLVDCFRMELNLSVKCGQFGEFAEGVRALLIDKDYSPKWKYSSIADVDPGIINWFFESKWQDDEHPLADLGG
- the mmsB gene encoding 3-hydroxyisobutyrate dehydrogenase, which codes for MANVAFIGLGNMGGPMAINLVKAGHQVAVFDLSETAVAHVVEQGANTFSTAAECVKGAEFVISMLPAGKHVQGLYLGEQGLINHIAQGTLVIDSSTIDAGTARKVASGLAENGIDFIDAPVSGGVGGAQAGTLSFMVGGSAEHFEKAKALLDNMGKNIFHAGDHGAGQVAKACNNMLLSVLMVGTSEALQLGIANGLDPKVLSEIMSQSSGSNWTLDVYNPCPGIMENVPSSNDYQGGFMVDLMAKDLGLAMDTAVSSQSSTPMGALARSLYVMHAAAGNGGKDFSSIFNLFSKQED
- a CDS encoding SDR family oxidoreductase, with translation MNLTDKVIVITGGGQGLGRAMAVNLANAGAKLALIDLNEEQLQQSVALIEEAGSSARYYLANVTNESEVEQTFSQIAADFDGIDGLINNAGILRDGMFVKAKDGVVGQKMSLEQFQSVIDVNLTGVFLCGREAAVHMIEGGRKGVIINMSSIARGGNMGQTNYAASKAGVVAMTVTWARELGRHGIRVGAIAPGVIRTAMTDAMKPEMRERLEKMKPVGRLGEADEIAHTAKYIFENEFFTGRVVEIDGGLCM
- the gmhB gene encoding D-glycero-beta-D-manno-heptose 1,7-bisphosphate 7-phosphatase, with protein sequence MAKALFLDRDGIINIDHGYVHKIENFEFVDGIFELCRLAMTKGYDIFVITNQAGIARGLYAVSDFEKLTSWMLAQFEKQYINIREVFYCPHHPTKGVNEFKMSCQCRKPAPGMILQAQEKYNLDLGASIFIGDKPSDMQAAEAAGINNRILVASRYLEEEGESAGKKPDQISQSKVKKVSNVLGALEIIKAL